Proteins from a genomic interval of Tachyglossus aculeatus isolate mTacAcu1 chromosome 8, mTacAcu1.pri, whole genome shotgun sequence:
- the PDIA3 gene encoding protein disulfide-isomerase A3: MAAVPRRLALLPGLALLLAAAAASAASDVLELTDDTFDSRVADTGSAGLMLVEFFAPWCGHCKRLAPEYEAAATRLKGIVPLAKVDCTANSNTCNKYGVSGYPTLKIFRNGEESGAYDGPRTADGIVSHLKKQAGPASISLQSDDEFEKFISDKDASVVGFFRDLFSEAHSEFLKAASNLRDNYRFAHTGQEKLVKKYEPDGEGITLFRPSRLANKFEDNTVRYTEDKITSGKIKKFIQENIFGICPHMTEDNKDLIQGKDLLIAYYDVDYEKNAKGSNYWRNRVMMVARKFLDAGQKLNFAVASRKTFGHELSEFGLDSTTGEVPVVAIRTAKGEKFVMQEEFSRDGKALERFLQDYFDGNLKKYLKSEPVPENNDGPVKVVVAENFDEIVNDEDKDVLIEFYAPWCGHCKNLEPKYKELGEKLSKDPNIVIAKMDATANDVPSPYEVRGFPTIYFSPANKKQSPKKYEGGRELSDFLSYLQREATNPPVIQEEEKPKKKKKAQEDL, from the exons ATGGCCGCCGTGCCCCGCCGCCTCGCGCTGCTCCCGGGCCTGGCGCTGCtcctggccgccgccgccgcctccgccgcctcggACGTGCTGGAACTCACGGACGACACCTTCGACAGCCGCGTCGCCGACACGGGCTCCGCCGGCCTCATGCTCGTCGAGTTCTTCGCGCCGtg GTGCGGACACTGCAAGAGGCTCGCCCCTGAATATGAAGCTGCTGCCACCAGACTCAAAGGAATAGTCCCGTTAGCAAAG GTTGATTGCACCGCCAACTCCAACACCTGTAACAAATATGGAGTCAGCGGCTATCCCACTTTGAAGATCTTCAGGAACGGCGAAGAATCCGGTGCCTATGATGGGCCCAGGACAGCAG ATGGGATCGTCAGCCACTTAAAGAAGCAGGCGGGACCCGCCTCCATTTCCCTCCAGTCCGACGATGAGTTTGAGAAGTTCATCAGTGACAAAGATGCTTCTGTGGTGG GCTTCTTCAGAGATCTCTTCAGTGAGGCCCATTCAGAGTTCTTGAAAGCCGCCAGCAACCTGAGGGACAACTATCGTTTTGCACACACTGGTCAGGAGAAGCTTGTGAAGAAGTATGAACCTGATGGAGA AGGGATAACCCTGTTCCGACCCTCGCGCCTGGCCAACAAGTTTGAGGACAACACTGTGAGGTACACGGAGGACAAGATAACCAGCGGCAAAATTAAGAAATTCATCCAGGAGAACAT TTTTGGAATCTGCCCTCACATGACAGAAGACAACAAAGATTTGATCCAGGGCAAAGACCTGCTTATAGCCTACTATGATGTGGACTATGAGAAGAATGCTAAGGGTTCCAACTACTGGCGCAACAG GGTGATGATGGTGGCTCGAAAATTCCTGGACGCTGGGCAGAAACTCAACTTCGCCGTGGCTAGCCGCAAGACATTCGGCCACGAGCTTTCCGAATTTGGCTTGGACAGCACCACTGGAGAGGTTCCCGTTGTGGCTATCAGGACTGCCAAAGGAGAGAAGTTTGTCATGCAGGAGGAGTTCTC GCGCGACGGGAAGGCGCTGGAGAGGTTCCTGCAGGATTACTTCGATGGCAACCTGAAGAAGTACCTCAAGTCGGAGCCTGTCCCGGAGAACAACGACGGGCCCGTGAAG GTGGTGGTAGCTGAGAACTTTGATGAAATCGTGAACGACGAAGACAAAGACGTCCTGATTGAATTTTATGCCCCCTGGTGTGGCCACTGCAAGAACCTGGAGCCCAAGTAcaaagagctgggagagaag CTCAGTAAAGACCCTAACATCGTCATAGCCAAGATGGACGCCACCGCTAATGACGTGCCTTCGCCGTATGAAGTCAGAGG CTTCCCTACCATCTACTTCTCTCCAGCCAACAAGAAGCAAAGTCCAAAGAAATACGAG GGGGGCCGTGAGTTGAGCGACTTCCTGAGCTACCTGCAGCGAGAAGCGACAAACCCGCCCGTGATACAAGAGGAAGAGAAgcccaagaagaagaagaaggcacAGGAAGATCTCTAA